A single region of the Ctenopharyngodon idella isolate HZGC_01 chromosome 21, HZGC01, whole genome shotgun sequence genome encodes:
- the mrm3b gene encoding rRNA methyltransferase 3B, mitochondrial translates to MATRITSMRLLCPMFQAALTLRCNAVNIKRYVRRRRCVSGLISVNEPIENSKQVVSQTNEHSLKDNIFRNPEKASIQRPDIATNVSQSDINSHSVQFSQLRREKVINEDRYVSAQSTIVSRFGEVDGLLYEKSQPGDKCLMKLVNIARSKKLREQQGKVVLEGKRLVCSALDAGAIAQTVYFSSVDALRELPSDKLRNTSIVKFRIGDPKVWSDLDTSQDIIAIFKRPEASHLTFSEEKYGKPVPLTLICDNVRDPGNLGAVLRSAAAAGCHSVLLTKGCVDVWEPKVLRAAMGAHFHLPIIPSLTWNEIPSHLPKTATIHVADNCSTTMTEDNHTVTPQRLKKPSDYGWVRGHQHPKKVEYEDGDLCGFEDYDSCKSLETQYYYIDWVARHTCLIIGGETHGLSREALRLAERTGGRRLLIPMVHGVDSLNSAMAASILLFEGRKQLLSLAEKIRI, encoded by the exons ATGGCGACGCGCATCACAAGCATGAGATTATTGTGCCCTATGTTTCAAGCAGCTTTGACATTGCGATGTAATGCCGTAAATATCAAAAGATATGTGCGTAGACGCAGATGCGTATCTGGTTTAATCTCAGTGAATGAGCCGATAGAAAATTCGAAACAAGTCGTCAGTCAAACCAATGAACATTCATTAAAAGACAACATTTTCAGAAACCCTGAAAAAGCAAGCATTCAACGACCCGACATTGCTACAAATGTCAGCCAAAGTGATATCAACTCgcattcagttcagttctcacaATTACGTCGGGAAAAGGTAATTAACGAAGACCGCTATGTCTCTGCTCAATCCACCATAGTCTCCCGTTTCGGAGAAGTTGATGGTTTGCTGTATGAGAAATCCCAGCCTGGCGACAAATGTTTGAT GAAGTTGGTCAACATAGCTCGATCTAAGAAGCTTCGTGAGCAGCAAGGTAAAGTTGTTTTGGAGGGAAAGCGTCTCGTATGCAGTGCTCTGGATGCAGGGGCTATAGCACAAACTGTTTATTTCAGTTCTGTGGATGCATTGCGGGAGCTTCCATCGGATAAACTCAGAAATACCAGCATTGTGAAATTTAGGATAGGAGATCCTAAAGTCTGGTCTGATCTTGACACCTCACAAGACATAATTG CCATATTCAAACGGCCTGAGGCTTCCCATTTAACATTCTCAGAAGAAAAGTATGGCAAACCTGTGCCTCTGACATTGATTTGTGACAACGTGAGGGACCCAGGAAACCTGGGCGCAGTGTTACGCTCCGCCGCTGCTGCAGGGTGCCATAGTGTACTGCTGACCAAAG GATGTGTGGATGTTTGGGAGCCCAAAGTTCTTAGGGCAGCCATGGGCGCTCATTTCCATCTCCCAATAATCCCAAGCCTAACATGGAATGAGATTCCAAGTCACCTGCCCAAAACAGCAACCATTCACGTAGCCGACAACTGCAGCACCACCATGACTGAAGATAACCATACTGTAACCCCTCAAAGACTAAAAAAGCCGTCTGATTACGGTTGGGTCAGAGGCCATCAGCACCCAAAGAAGGTGGAATATGAGGATGGGGATTTGTGTGGTTTTGAGGATTATGATAGTTGCAAATCCTTAGAGACTCAGTATTATTACATTGACTGGGTTGCTAGGCACACATGCCTCATAATTGGTGGAGAAACGCACGGTCTGAGCCGGGAGGCTTTGCGATTGGCTGAGAGGACTGGAGGACGGAGATTACTGATCCCCATGGTACATGGTGTGGACAGCCTGAACTCTGCCATGGCTGCAAGTATTTTGCTCTTTGAAGGAAGGAAGCAGCTGCTGTCTCTGGCTGAGAAGATAAGAATTTGA